Proteins found in one Candidatus Zixiibacteriota bacterium genomic segment:
- a CDS encoding aminopeptidase encodes MDPRVEKLAEVMVNYSLELKKGDWVKIQGTVGAMPFIKAFYKKAVEVGANPFYTAVVDDLAEIFLKNASDEQLKFVSETQKYEAEHMDALMAVFGYENTKFLSNTDPKRQAMAQSARKPLFEKILERTSKGEMRWCGTGFPLLSAAQDAEMSLSEYEEFVYGAGALDLKDPVSHWKEVSRKQAEICEFLDTKSEFKIVGKDTELTFNAGGRKWINCDGKENFPDGEIFTGPIENSVNGKIHYSFPACYAGREVQNVALTFKDGKVVDFTADKNYDFLEEMLNMDEGAKYVGEIAIGTNYQIKQFTRNTLFDEKIGGTCHLAVGASLPESGGVNKSALHWDMVCDLREGGEIHGDGEIFYKDGKFLTHEW; translated from the coding sequence ATGGATCCTCGCGTGGAAAAACTGGCTGAAGTCATGGTCAACTATTCGCTGGAGTTGAAGAAAGGTGACTGGGTCAAAATTCAGGGCACGGTAGGTGCGATGCCTTTTATTAAGGCGTTTTATAAGAAGGCTGTCGAGGTCGGTGCAAATCCGTTCTACACGGCTGTTGTCGATGATCTTGCTGAGATTTTTCTCAAAAACGCGTCCGATGAGCAGTTGAAGTTCGTTTCCGAGACGCAGAAATACGAAGCGGAGCACATGGATGCACTTATGGCTGTGTTCGGCTATGAGAACACCAAGTTCCTGAGCAACACCGATCCCAAGAGGCAGGCCATGGCTCAGTCTGCCAGAAAACCGCTATTCGAGAAAATCCTCGAGCGCACCTCGAAAGGGGAAATGCGCTGGTGTGGAACCGGATTCCCGCTGCTCTCAGCCGCTCAGGATGCCGAGATGTCGTTATCTGAATACGAGGAATTCGTCTATGGTGCGGGCGCGCTCGATTTGAAAGACCCGGTATCGCATTGGAAAGAGGTCTCTCGCAAGCAGGCTGAAATCTGCGAGTTTCTTGACACAAAGAGCGAGTTCAAGATCGTGGGCAAAGATACGGAATTGACATTCAACGCAGGTGGCCGCAAGTGGATCAATTGCGATGGCAAAGAGAATTTCCCGGATGGTGAGATTTTCACCGGCCCAATCGAAAACAGCGTCAACGGCAAAATTCACTACTCGTTCCCCGCCTGCTATGCCGGTCGTGAAGTGCAGAATGTCGCGCTCACTTTCAAAGACGGCAAAGTCGTAGATTTCACTGCTGACAAGAACTACGATTTCCTCGAAGAGATGCTCAACATGGATGAAGGCGCAAAGTACGTCGGCGAGATAGCTATCGGCACGAATTATCAGATCAAGCAATTCACTCGGAACACGCTCTTTGACGAGAAGATCGGCGGAACGTGCCATCTCGCAGTGGGTGCATCGCTGCCGGAATCGGGTGGAGTCAACAAGTCGGCGCTGCATTGGGATATGGTCTGCGATCTCCGCGAAGGCGGCGAGATTCACGGAGACGGCGAGATATTCTATAAAGACGGCAAGTTCCTGACTCACGAGTGGTAA
- a CDS encoding GNAT family N-acetyltransferase, which translates to MNRISIRKLKDEELKQAYRLVMNSFNALRRKNNLNPMKYRATRPDPFLLHLKRTDPDGCIGAFDGDRMVGYASAIIRDYQWYLAFLFVAPGKWNKGVGRKLLTRSLKIADTESIRLFSLCTFSYNPAAVALYSSFGMTPMEPIPVFMWPRDSKVKLKVNKPAAKLTTRIITDYEELGFINKLDVKNRGLARPEDHKFALDKPDTEVVMFYDGRRPVGYSVLQPEGPIAPISAREPQYLADMVNWSIRRQLDRETKVILIFCPGSNAKMVQHLLKIGMQIREINLLMSNKRFGDLECYLPANLAIF; encoded by the coding sequence ATGAATCGAATATCGATCCGAAAGCTCAAGGACGAAGAGCTGAAGCAGGCATACCGGCTGGTAATGAATTCCTTCAACGCTTTAAGAAGGAAGAATAACCTGAATCCGATGAAGTATAGAGCCACTCGGCCCGATCCATTTCTGCTGCATCTTAAGCGGACTGATCCTGATGGATGTATCGGTGCGTTTGATGGCGACAGAATGGTTGGCTATGCTTCAGCTATAATCCGCGATTACCAGTGGTATCTTGCCTTTCTGTTCGTGGCACCCGGCAAGTGGAACAAGGGAGTCGGACGCAAGCTGCTGACAAGGTCACTCAAGATCGCGGACACAGAGAGCATTCGTCTGTTCTCTCTATGCACATTCAGCTATAATCCTGCCGCCGTCGCGCTCTATTCGTCATTTGGGATGACACCTATGGAGCCGATTCCTGTCTTCATGTGGCCGCGCGATAGCAAGGTCAAACTCAAAGTCAATAAACCTGCGGCAAAGCTTACAACCAGAATCATCACTGACTATGAAGAGCTCGGGTTCATTAACAAACTTGATGTGAAGAACAGAGGGCTCGCGCGTCCGGAGGATCACAAATTCGCACTCGATAAGCCGGACACGGAAGTTGTGATGTTCTATGATGGTCGCAGGCCGGTCGGCTATTCTGTCCTTCAGCCCGAAGGTCCTATCGCTCCAATCTCGGCACGCGAACCGCAATATCTCGCTGACATGGTGAATTGGTCGATCAGGCGTCAGCTTGATCGAGAGACAAAAGTGATTTTGATATTCTGCCCCGGGTCAAATGCAAAGATGGTGCAGCATCTTCTCAAGATTGGGATGCAAATTCGTGAAATCAATCTTCTGATGTCGAACAAGCGCTTCGGCGACCTCGAATGCTACCTCCCCGCAAATCTCGCAATATTCTAG
- a CDS encoding HNH endonuclease, with translation MLSRNVLVLNQNYEPLSVCTVRRAVLMLFLGKAEMIEKHDGARIRSVSTSISVPSIVRLGAYARVPKKQIILTRKNIIKRDGGQCMYCGSREGSMTVDHIIPKRYGGTDTWENLVAACMKCNNSKGNRTPEQAGMKLLKRPRRPNHIMFIQRFIGVTDRRWRPYLFLGEN, from the coding sequence ATGCTGAGCAGAAATGTACTGGTTCTGAACCAGAATTATGAGCCACTTTCCGTGTGTACGGTCAGGCGGGCGGTGCTGATGCTCTTTCTTGGGAAGGCGGAGATGATCGAAAAACACGACGGAGCGCGGATCAGATCGGTAAGTACTAGTATATCAGTACCTTCCATCGTCCGTCTCGGTGCCTACGCGCGAGTTCCCAAGAAGCAGATCATACTTACACGAAAGAACATCATAAAACGTGACGGTGGGCAGTGCATGTATTGTGGATCGCGAGAGGGTTCGATGACGGTCGATCACATAATACCGAAGCGATACGGCGGCACTGATACCTGGGAGAATCTGGTTGCTGCCTGTATGAAGTGCAACAATAGCAAAGGCAACAGAACGCCGGAGCAGGCCGGTATGAAATTGCTTAAGAGACCGCGCCGTCCCAATCACATAATGTTTATTCAACGCTTTATCGGAGTTACGGATCGCCGCTGGAGACCGTATCTATTTCTTGGGGAGAACTGA
- the trpS gene encoding tryptophan--tRNA ligase, with translation MARKVVLSGMQPTGRLHLGNYEGALKNWVGLQDEYDMYCCIVDWHALTSDFDDTSGMKDNIFDMAVDYLASGLDGKKCAIFIQSQVKEHAELHLLFSMIIPIPWLERVPSYKEKSQSLGLDSYGFLGYPLLQSADILLYRADFVPVGKDQLPHIELTREVARKFHALYGDVFPEPQAKLTKFAEVPGTDGRKMSKSYENDICLADTPEETAKKISTMFTDPEKLRMGDPGHPERCPVYSLHKIYTTDGLDKIAETCRSGELGCVADKKHLIESINSALAPVRAKRAELESHPDVVWDVLSDGASRARLRAAETMEMVRSAMRLIYE, from the coding sequence ATGGCAAGAAAAGTTGTGCTTTCGGGAATGCAGCCTACCGGCAGACTCCATCTGGGTAACTATGAAGGTGCTCTCAAGAACTGGGTCGGCTTGCAGGATGAATATGACATGTACTGCTGTATCGTTGACTGGCATGCACTCACATCCGATTTCGATGATACCTCGGGAATGAAGGACAATATATTTGATATGGCCGTCGATTACCTCGCTTCGGGGCTTGACGGGAAGAAGTGCGCAATCTTCATCCAATCACAGGTGAAGGAGCACGCCGAACTTCATCTGCTTTTCTCGATGATAATTCCGATACCGTGGCTCGAGCGCGTGCCATCGTACAAAGAGAAGTCACAGAGCCTCGGCCTCGACTCGTACGGCTTTCTCGGTTATCCGTTGTTGCAATCTGCGGATATCCTTCTCTATAGGGCGGATTTTGTGCCGGTGGGCAAAGACCAGCTGCCGCATATCGAGCTGACCAGAGAAGTTGCGAGGAAATTTCATGCGCTTTACGGTGACGTCTTTCCTGAACCACAGGCGAAGCTGACTAAGTTCGCAGAAGTTCCCGGCACTGACGGCCGCAAGATGAGCAAGTCATATGAGAATGATATTTGCCTTGCTGACACCCCCGAGGAGACGGCGAAGAAGATATCTACGATGTTCACCGATCCGGAGAAGCTGAGAATGGGTGATCCGGGGCATCCGGAGCGTTGCCCTGTTTACTCGCTCCACAAGATATATACGACTGACGGGCTCGATAAGATTGCCGAGACATGCCGATCCGGCGAGTTGGGGTGTGTCGCGGATAAGAAGCACTTGATCGAATCAATAAATTCTGCACTGGCTCCGGTGCGTGCCAAGCGTGCTGAACTCGAGAGCCATCCTGATGTTGTATGGGATGTTCTCAGTGATGGCGCTTCTCGTGCGAGATTGAGAGCCGCTGAAACAATGGAAATGGTTCGCTCTGCAATGCGGTTGATATATGAATAG
- a CDS encoding segregation/condensation protein A, with translation MNREDLFAIDPISGEESTTYSVRLEKFEGPLDLLMYLIHKDEIDIYDIPIAKITRQYLEYIDLMRMLDLDVAGEFIIMAATLIRIKARLLLPRQKDEFEEDPREELILALLEYKKFREASGILKTHETKERDILKRVDFSIVDKSPTEEFVFEATVFDLLAAFKKVMDEFAREERHDVVSEDVKVEECVERILSLLAREDGIEFEKLFTDKPFKLMIIATFIAVLELVKQNRIWARQVTRFGEIRVYRREASDD, from the coding sequence ATGAATAGAGAAGATTTGTTCGCAATAGATCCGATTTCCGGTGAGGAATCGACCACATACTCTGTCAGGCTCGAAAAGTTCGAGGGGCCACTCGATCTCTTGATGTATCTGATTCACAAGGACGAGATCGACATCTACGATATCCCGATTGCCAAGATCACCCGTCAGTATCTCGAATACATTGACTTGATGCGAATGCTCGATCTCGACGTTGCCGGTGAATTCATCATCATGGCAGCGACGCTTATCAGGATCAAGGCAAGGCTGCTTCTTCCAAGGCAGAAGGACGAGTTTGAAGAGGATCCGCGCGAAGAGCTGATATTGGCGCTGCTCGAGTATAAGAAATTCAGGGAAGCATCCGGCATACTTAAAACTCACGAGACAAAAGAACGCGATATTCTCAAGCGTGTAGATTTCAGCATCGTTGACAAGAGTCCGACTGAAGAGTTTGTGTTTGAAGCGACGGTTTTCGATCTCCTTGCCGCATTCAAGAAAGTCATGGATGAATTCGCCCGCGAAGAGCGCCACGATGTCGTCAGTGAGGATGTTAAGGTCGAAGAGTGCGTGGAGCGGATTCTGTCCTTGCTTGCGCGGGAGGATGGGATCGAGTTTGAGAAGCTGTTCACTGACAAGCCGTTCAAGCTGATGATCATCGCCACATTTATTGCAGTCCTGGAACTGGTTAAGCAGAACAGGATCTGGGCGCGGCAGGTGACGAGGTTTGGCGAGATTAGAGTTTACCGACGGGAGGCCTCAGATGACTGA
- the scpB gene encoding SMC-Scp complex subunit ScpB, protein MTDTFDERLVMLEALLFASESPQTPNRISQFLGRSVRKELPDLIQALNDNYADAGRSFRIREIAEGYQMYLMPTYTRAVEKFLSKQKERRLSQAALETLAVVAYKQPVTRADVEHVRGVNSDGVISSLLERKLTAIVGRSHKVGRPLLYGTTKQFLEYFGLKSLEELPRLDELALPEETSMVKSQVELNLDNGGDDDQREAALYPIDNEEDEKTGIMGQEIALETDVIE, encoded by the coding sequence ATGACTGATACGTTTGACGAGCGGCTGGTTATGCTGGAAGCATTGCTGTTTGCTTCTGAGAGCCCGCAAACTCCTAATCGCATCTCTCAGTTTCTAGGGAGATCCGTAAGAAAAGAACTTCCCGACCTCATTCAGGCGCTGAACGATAATTATGCCGATGCAGGTCGTTCGTTTCGGATACGCGAAATTGCTGAGGGGTATCAGATGTATCTGATGCCGACTTACACACGTGCGGTCGAGAAATTCCTGAGTAAGCAGAAGGAGAGGCGCCTCTCTCAGGCGGCGCTTGAAACTCTCGCAGTTGTCGCCTACAAACAGCCGGTAACAAGAGCCGATGTTGAGCATGTCCGCGGTGTCAACTCTGACGGAGTAATCTCATCGCTGTTAGAGAGGAAGCTGACCGCGATTGTCGGTCGATCCCACAAAGTAGGACGCCCGCTGCTCTACGGCACTACAAAGCAATTTCTTGAGTATTTCGGCCTGAAGTCCCTTGAAGAGCTCCCTCGACTCGATGAACTCGCTTTGCCGGAGGAAACCTCGATGGTTAAAAGTCAGGTGGAGTTGAACCTCGACAACGGCGGCGATGATGATCAGCGCGAAGCTGCTCTGTATCCCATTGATAATGAGGAAGATGAGAAAACTGGAATCATGGGTCAGGAAATCGCGCTGGAAACCGACGTAATTGAATAG
- a CDS encoding rRNA pseudouridine synthase translates to MRLNKYLSKCGVASRRVADRMIEQGRINLNGKTVTELGVLIDPDRDQVEVDGKSVNLPPESVYIVLNKPNGYVTSLKDEFGRKTVTSLIKNVGQRVYPVGRLDLDTEGVLLLTNDGELAYRLTHPKYQVKKEYHVTVKGEFPLELVARFEEGIKLEDDFVATARGKLVTAQSKFSTLVLELTEGKKREIRRMCRMLGFPVHQLTRVKFADLTCKGMKVGTWRFLSRKEVEKLQKKVSLA, encoded by the coding sequence ATGAGACTAAACAAGTATCTATCGAAATGTGGCGTAGCATCAAGGCGAGTGGCTGATCGCATGATCGAGCAGGGGCGAATTAATCTTAACGGGAAAACCGTCACTGAGCTTGGTGTCCTTATCGATCCGGACAGGGATCAGGTGGAAGTTGACGGAAAATCCGTAAATCTGCCGCCTGAATCAGTCTATATTGTGCTCAATAAGCCAAATGGATATGTGACTTCGCTCAAGGACGAGTTTGGTCGCAAAACTGTGACAAGCCTTATCAAGAACGTTGGACAGAGAGTCTATCCTGTCGGGAGACTCGATCTGGATACTGAGGGCGTTCTGCTACTGACGAACGATGGCGAGCTTGCTTACAGACTGACACATCCCAAGTATCAGGTGAAGAAGGAATACCACGTGACTGTCAAAGGCGAGTTTCCGCTTGAGTTGGTTGCCAGGTTCGAGGAGGGCATTAAACTGGAGGACGATTTCGTAGCGACAGCCAGGGGTAAACTCGTAACTGCGCAGAGTAAGTTCTCGACGCTGGTCCTTGAACTCACTGAAGGCAAGAAGCGGGAAATCAGGCGAATGTGCAGAATGCTCGGTTTTCCTGTTCATCAACTCACACGTGTCAAGTTCGCCGATCTTACATGCAAAGGCATGAAGGTCGGAACCTGGAGATTCCTGAGCCGCAAAGAAGTGGAGAAGCTTCAGAAGAAAGTCTCTCTAGCCTGA
- the cmk gene encoding (d)CMP kinase yields the protein MSHKVIAIDGPAGSGKSTTARIVAARLGFVYLDTGAMYRSITYLALRQRIALSDEESLAELAKCTVIRFSIRDGIQLTLANGEDITVEIRSAEVTASVSEVSAHPAVRRILVQQQQQYGASADLVVEGRDTTSVVFPHAFLKIYLAADVEERAKRRVKDFEKLGKGTALEEQIEDIKRRDKYDSSRSASPLTCTPDSVIVDTTDLTIEQQSERIIELYRERASR from the coding sequence GTGAGTCACAAAGTCATCGCCATTGATGGACCCGCAGGGTCCGGCAAATCGACAACTGCGCGGATTGTAGCTGCGCGTCTCGGTTTTGTGTATCTTGATACAGGTGCGATGTACAGGAGTATTACATATCTTGCGCTCAGGCAGCGGATAGCATTGTCAGACGAGGAGAGCCTCGCAGAGTTGGCGAAATGCACGGTCATCAGGTTTTCGATACGCGACGGCATTCAGTTGACTCTTGCCAACGGAGAGGACATCACCGTAGAGATCAGATCTGCGGAAGTTACGGCGTCCGTGTCCGAGGTATCGGCTCATCCCGCCGTGAGGAGAATCCTTGTACAGCAGCAGCAACAGTATGGCGCATCTGCGGATCTTGTTGTGGAAGGAAGAGACACTACTTCAGTAGTATTCCCACACGCATTCCTGAAGATTTATCTTGCTGCAGATGTGGAAGAGCGCGCAAAAAGGCGTGTGAAGGATTTTGAGAAGCTAGGCAAAGGAACTGCTCTCGAAGAGCAGATTGAAGACATCAAGCGTCGTGATAAATACGATTCTTCACGGAGCGCAAGCCCACTGACATGCACTCCCGATTCAGTAATCGTCGACACAACAGATTTGACCATAGAGCAGCAGTCCGAGCGTATAATTGAACTCTACAGAGAGAGAGCCAGCCGGTGA
- a CDS encoding 1-acyl-sn-glycerol-3-phosphate acyltransferase translates to MVKVFANLFLGYSVSGSENIPDTGAAIIASNHISNFDPPLVGSGSRREVFFFAKSELFGKWYSPIFISNFNTIPVKRGRFDRESYIRGIEILNAGELLLLFPEGTRSRDGKVKEGKTGAARLSLETGSPVVPACIQNSNRIKDTIFSRERVMVSFGAPILPQTYENEQNEKEKLRQFTDDMMAAIRHLQRALTERTT, encoded by the coding sequence ATGGTAAAGGTATTCGCTAATCTCTTTCTCGGATATTCGGTTAGCGGTTCCGAGAACATTCCTGACACCGGTGCCGCAATAATAGCGAGTAACCATATATCGAATTTCGACCCACCTCTCGTCGGCTCCGGATCGCGAAGGGAGGTGTTTTTCTTCGCGAAATCAGAGCTTTTCGGGAAATGGTATTCTCCAATCTTCATCTCGAATTTCAACACGATACCGGTCAAGCGGGGCAGGTTTGACAGGGAATCCTACATTAGAGGAATCGAAATCCTCAACGCGGGTGAACTGCTGCTTCTCTTTCCCGAGGGGACAAGATCCAGGGATGGTAAAGTGAAAGAGGGGAAGACAGGAGCTGCCAGGTTGTCACTCGAAACAGGTTCGCCGGTCGTTCCGGCATGCATTCAGAACTCTAACCGAATCAAGGATACGATTTTCTCGCGTGAACGAGTCATGGTATCGTTCGGAGCCCCGATATTGCCACAAACGTACGAGAATGAACAGAATGAGAAGGAAAAATTGAGGCAGTTTACGGATGATATGATGGCTGCAATAAGGCATCTTCAGCGGGCATTAACTGAGAGGACTACCTGA
- the rpsA gene encoding 30S ribosomal protein S1, whose translation MTESEERQIAATAKSGGDANPESQPTVRLRTKKGKAGQKKERTSKAEQKGHALVTERAKQIATAETSRRRRVSQKAAERSRIPVASPDEIATVDAIKLTDLDRDEYSPEEFSEMLAMYDETLSDIKEGEIVQGTVMGVTRDDVIVDVGFKSEGIISMSEFPEPIQISVGDSIEVYLEAVEDQNGQLVLSKQKADFLRVWDNIRDAHESGNLVPGRLQRRIKGGIVVDLFGVDAFLPGSQIALRQVPNFDELIGKVMELKIIKLNKNRRNIVVSRRVVLEEEREHLRQQLLKEIDAGQVREGTVKNITDFGVFIDLGGVDGLLHITDMSWGRVSHPSEMVSLGDKINVKILDFVKDTGRISLGLKQLTPYPWENIEEKYPVGRKISGLVVSLTDYGAFIELEKGIEGLIHISEMSWTQHVKHPSKLMQVSDSIEAVVLSVDKENEKISLGIKQMEPDPWRTLDEKYPAGARVSGKVRNLTTFGAFIELEEGIDGLVHISDMSWTKRIQHPSEVMKKGDVVDVVVLRVDKDNRRISLGFKQLSEDPWPQLSKNYAVGAEALGQIIRLLDRGVIVELPGGVEGFVSTNQLGRPDLEKPSDNFQINDELPLQVVEFDQPGRKIVLSVDAYYRQRERTELDQYLAKHESKGMTIGEAVGEEVPAGSKTSEVAETSPEDAAAVESQPSTEEAGVPEPGEPIAEASEPIAEVSGEEASEEPEDLDKQS comes from the coding sequence ATGACTGAATCAGAAGAAAGACAGATCGCTGCAACTGCAAAGTCAGGAGGTGATGCCAACCCAGAGTCCCAGCCGACTGTACGGCTGAGGACGAAGAAGGGGAAAGCCGGTCAGAAGAAGGAAAGAACCAGTAAGGCTGAACAGAAAGGCCACGCACTGGTTACCGAGCGGGCCAAGCAGATCGCTACTGCGGAGACATCGCGTCGGCGCAGGGTGTCACAGAAGGCGGCTGAACGGAGCCGTATTCCTGTCGCATCGCCTGACGAAATTGCCACCGTAGATGCCATCAAGCTCACTGACCTCGACAGGGATGAGTATTCGCCGGAGGAATTCAGCGAAATGCTCGCCATGTACGATGAGACTCTCTCTGATATCAAGGAGGGTGAAATCGTTCAGGGAACCGTGATGGGTGTGACACGTGATGACGTAATCGTCGACGTTGGATTCAAATCGGAAGGCATCATATCGATGTCTGAATTCCCCGAACCGATTCAAATATCGGTCGGTGATTCGATTGAGGTCTATCTCGAGGCGGTTGAAGATCAGAACGGTCAGCTTGTGCTTTCAAAGCAGAAAGCCGATTTCCTTCGAGTATGGGATAACATCCGCGATGCTCACGAGTCCGGCAATCTCGTACCGGGAAGACTGCAGCGCCGAATCAAGGGTGGTATTGTTGTCGACCTCTTCGGAGTTGACGCATTTCTCCCCGGATCTCAGATTGCGTTGAGGCAGGTCCCGAATTTCGATGAGCTCATCGGCAAAGTGATGGAGCTCAAGATCATCAAGCTGAACAAGAATCGACGCAACATCGTCGTTTCCCGCCGTGTTGTGCTGGAAGAGGAGCGCGAGCACCTTCGACAGCAGCTCCTGAAAGAAATCGATGCAGGGCAAGTTCGAGAAGGCACTGTCAAGAACATTACCGATTTCGGTGTATTCATCGATCTCGGCGGTGTCGACGGCCTTCTTCATATCACCGACATGTCATGGGGAAGGGTTTCGCACCCGTCCGAGATGGTATCACTCGGTGACAAGATCAATGTCAAGATACTCGATTTCGTGAAGGACACCGGTCGGATCTCGCTCGGCTTGAAGCAGCTCACTCCCTATCCGTGGGAGAACATCGAAGAGAAGTACCCGGTTGGTAGAAAAATCAGCGGTCTGGTAGTCTCTCTGACAGACTATGGTGCATTTATCGAGTTGGAGAAGGGCATCGAGGGATTGATTCATATCTCGGAAATGTCCTGGACCCAGCATGTCAAGCACCCATCGAAGCTGATGCAGGTTAGCGACAGCATTGAGGCTGTTGTGCTATCAGTCGACAAGGAAAACGAGAAGATATCTCTTGGCATCAAGCAGATGGAACCGGATCCATGGCGCACACTCGACGAGAAGTATCCGGCGGGCGCTCGCGTCAGTGGTAAGGTTCGAAATCTGACCACCTTCGGCGCATTCATCGAGCTCGAGGAGGGAATCGACGGTCTCGTACATATTTCGGATATGTCGTGGACCAAGCGTATTCAGCATCCGTCCGAGGTCATGAAGAAGGGCGATGTCGTCGATGTGGTTGTGCTGAGAGTAGACAAAGATAACAGAAGAATATCGCTTGGTTTCAAGCAACTTTCGGAGGATCCGTGGCCACAGCTTTCGAAGAACTACGCTGTCGGGGCTGAGGCTCTCGGTCAGATCATCCGTTTGCTTGACAGAGGCGTGATTGTGGAATTGCCGGGTGGTGTCGAGGGCTTTGTCTCGACCAACCAGCTTGGCAGACCAGACCTCGAAAAGCCGAGTGACAATTTCCAGATTAATGATGAGCTTCCCCTACAGGTTGTCGAGTTCGATCAGCCCGGTCGAAAGATCGTGCTTTCGGTTGATGCCTATTACAGGCAGCGCGAGCGGACAGAACTCGATCAATACCTTGCCAAACATGAATCTAAAGGCATGACTATTGGCGAAGCCGTAGGCGAGGAAGTCCCTGCAGGTTCAAAGACTTCAGAAGTTGCTGAAACGTCTCCAGAGGATGCTGCTGCGGTCGAATCGCAGCCGTCCACTGAGGAGGCCGGAGTTCCGGAACCGGGTGAACCTATTGCTGAGGCAAGCGAGCCGATAGCAGAGGTTTCCGGGGAAGAGGCATCTGAGGAGCCGGAGGACCTGGACAAACAGAGCTAA